In one window of Escherichia coli DSM 30083 = JCM 1649 = ATCC 11775 DNA:
- a CDS encoding pilus protein gives MITLFRLLAILCLFFNVSAFAVDCYQDGYRGTTLINGDLPAFKIPENAQPGQKIWESGDINITVYCDNAPGWTTDNPSENIYAWIKLPQINSADMLNNPYLTFGVTYNGVDYEGINERIDTHACLDKYEQYYNGYYYDPVCNGSTLQKNVTFNAHFRVYVKFKSRPAGDQTVNFGIVNVLQFDGEGGANMSSNAKNLRYVITGLDNISFLDCSVDVRIFPESQIVNFGQIAANSIATYRPKAAFSVSTIKDVAADCTEQFDVATSFYTTDTLHDDTHLEMGNGLLMRITDQKTQEDIKFNQYKRFTTYIPGQTGAMVTRDYQAELSQKPGETLVYGPFKKDLIVKINYN, from the coding sequence ATGATTACGCTTTTTCGTTTACTGGCGATTCTTTGCCTGTTTTTTAACGTTTCAGCTTTTGCTGTTGATTGCTATCAGGATGGGTACAGAGGAACAACCCTCATAAATGGAGATTTACCAGCGTTCAAAATTCCAGAGAACGCGCAACCTGGGCAAAAAATTTGGGAGAGTGGAGATATTAATATCACGGTTTATTGTGACAATGCACCAGGATGGACAACAGACAATCCATCAGAAAATATCTATGCCTGGATCAAATTACCCCAAATAAATAGTGCCGACATGTTGAATAATCCATATTTAACCTTTGGCGTGACTTATAATGGTGTAGATTATGAAGGGATAAATGAAAGAATTGATACTCATGCATGCCTGGATAAATATGAGCAATACTATAATGGGTATTATTATGACCCTGTATGCAATGGCAGTACCCTTCAAAAAAATGTAACATTTAATGCCCATTTTCGCGTCTATGTAAAATTCAAAAGCCGCCCAGCAGGAGATCAGACGGTGAACTTTGGCATAGTCAACGTGTTACAATTCGATGGCGAAGGAGGGGCAAACATGTCCTCTAACGCGAAGAATTTACGCTATGTGATTACGGGATTAGATAATATTTCATTCCTTGACTGTAGTGTCGACGTCCGGATTTTTCCAGAAAGCCAGATAGTTAATTTCGGGCAAATTGCTGCAAACTCTATTGCTACTTATCGACCAAAAGCTGCATTTAGCGTATCTACTATAAAAGATGTTGCTGCCGATTGTACCGAGCAATTTGATGTTGCCACCAGCTTTTATACGACAGATACGTTACATGATGATACGCATCTGGAAATGGGTAATGGTTTGTTGATGCGTATTACTGATCAAAAAACACAAGAAGACATTAAGTTTAATCAGTACAAACGCTTCACCACATATATTCCAGGTCAGACTGGAGCGATGGTTACCCGTGATTACCAGGCTGAACTTTCACAAAAACCGGGGGAGACTCTCGTTTATGGGCCTTTCAAAAAAGATCTCATCGTAAAAATAAACTATAACTGA
- a CDS encoding molecular chaperone, with the protein MKSPLITTGMICLLGICNFAQATVSPDRTRIIFNASNKSATVRLTNQSKIDPYLAQSWIEDASGKKTRDYISTLPPMERIEPDEQIQIRLMALASLNDLPQDRETLFYYNVREIPPRAKEQNVMQIAMQSRLKLFWRPKAIELKEGEMIPLQKVTITRTAAGLTLNNPTPYHITVGYIGTNGKTLMPGADSIMVVPFTSATQHLSSLPSTFQLGFVADYGGLEMFKVECNSIQSLCQSSPAKKGKI; encoded by the coding sequence ATGAAATCACCATTAATCACAACAGGAATGATTTGTTTACTGGGGATCTGCAACTTTGCCCAGGCGACTGTCTCTCCCGACAGAACACGCATCATTTTTAATGCTTCGAATAAAAGCGCAACGGTTCGCCTGACCAACCAAAGTAAAATCGATCCCTATCTGGCTCAGTCGTGGATTGAAGATGCCAGCGGTAAAAAAACGCGTGATTACATCTCGACATTGCCGCCGATGGAACGTATTGAGCCTGATGAACAGATACAAATTCGCCTGATGGCACTGGCCTCGTTAAACGACTTACCACAGGACCGAGAAACGTTGTTCTACTATAACGTGCGAGAAATTCCGCCGCGCGCCAAAGAACAGAATGTAATGCAAATCGCCATGCAAAGCCGCCTGAAGCTATTCTGGCGGCCAAAAGCGATTGAGTTAAAAGAGGGGGAGATGATTCCTCTGCAAAAAGTAACGATTACCCGCACCGCCGCCGGTCTGACCCTGAATAACCCGACGCCTTATCATATTACCGTCGGTTATATCGGCACTAATGGCAAGACACTGATGCCCGGTGCGGACAGTATTATGGTGGTACCATTTACTTCTGCAACTCAACACCTAAGCAGCCTGCCCTCTACCTTCCAGTTAGGCTTTGTGGCGGACTACGGCGGGCTGGAGATGTTTAAAGTCGAATGTAATTCCATCCAATCCCTCTGCCAAAGCTCTCCTGCTAAGAAGGGGAAAATATGA